Proteins encoded within one genomic window of Mycolicibacterium monacense:
- a CDS encoding GGDEF domain-containing protein, with protein sequence MQWVGRWWRQPDHFDWLSGYLQTRGMATAMRRGLALVAASLALVPVNALWGPASIDDRLAVSLALVASLAGLSLAVLWLKRWPTRTESVLFAAIGSATIAGGCLWQAEPLIGLTFCTALAVSGGYIAFFHTARYMLMNFVLAVGVGAWQAIRVAAEGEPVLALTGYFLVLELNIGVPFAIQVVVRSLGTDLLQSDRDPLTGLLNRRAFTHAVVGRLVARADRAHLAVALIDLDRFKAINDRHGHASGDAALVDVAGALTAAVTETALVCRMGGEEFLIADIVASAAPTEWAQGLCAAVTSTPFRLTASVGIATVALRDVKPEQADETFRRLVTEADAAMYAAKRRGGNQIQHAGDARTPR encoded by the coding sequence GATGCGCCGGGGGCTGGCGCTGGTCGCCGCATCCTTGGCGTTGGTGCCGGTCAACGCGCTGTGGGGGCCTGCCTCCATCGACGACCGGTTGGCGGTGAGTCTCGCCCTGGTGGCTTCGCTGGCGGGGCTGAGCCTGGCCGTGCTGTGGCTCAAGCGCTGGCCCACCAGAACGGAGTCGGTGCTGTTCGCCGCAATCGGCAGCGCAACCATCGCCGGCGGCTGCCTCTGGCAGGCGGAGCCCCTGATCGGCCTGACGTTCTGCACCGCGCTCGCGGTGTCCGGCGGGTACATCGCGTTCTTCCACACGGCCAGGTACATGCTGATGAACTTCGTGCTGGCGGTGGGGGTGGGCGCCTGGCAGGCGATCCGGGTGGCCGCCGAGGGTGAACCCGTGCTGGCGCTCACCGGTTACTTCCTGGTGCTCGAACTGAACATCGGTGTGCCGTTCGCCATCCAGGTCGTGGTGCGCTCGCTCGGTACCGACCTGCTGCAATCCGACCGCGATCCGCTCACCGGACTCCTCAACCGGCGGGCGTTCACCCACGCCGTGGTCGGACGGCTGGTGGCTCGCGCCGACCGGGCCCACCTGGCGGTGGCGTTGATCGACCTCGACCGGTTCAAGGCGATCAACGATCGGCACGGCCACGCCAGCGGGGACGCCGCCCTGGTCGACGTCGCCGGGGCGTTGACGGCCGCGGTCACCGAGACCGCGCTGGTGTGCCGTATGGGTGGCGAGGAGTTCCTGATCGCCGACATCGTGGCGTCGGCCGCGCCGACGGAATGGGCCCAGGGGCTGTGCGCGGCGGTGACGTCGACACCGTTCCGGCTCACGGCCAGCGTCGGCATCGCCACGGTCGCGCTGCGCGACGTCAAACCGGAGCAGGCCGACGAGACGTTCCGCCGATTGGTCACCGAGGCCGACGCCGCCATGTACGCCGCCAAGCGGCGCGGCGGCAACCAGATCCAGCACGCCGGGGACGCCCGAACCCCTAGGTGA
- a CDS encoding acyl-CoA dehydrogenase family protein — MTIDVAEREALQEAVRDLLRSRCTEQDVRQVLTGDDGFDRDLWRRLAEQGVTGIVIGSEYGGVGLGAVELEAVAEETGAALLPSPFISSAVLTAALIQAAGSEDDKQRLLPGLADGTAIGTVAVTGRAGTWTAEGVDVRAGTDGTLTGSAHYVTDGQVADVLLVVANGTDGAGVYEVDPGASGFERVAATVFDPSVRLSTFTFTGTPARRLGAAGWDAVQQALDLATIALAGEQCGGTRRIFEITVEYLKTRIQFGRPIGSFQALKHMAADLLLKVESSTSAAQNAAAQRDTDPDTAGGAIALAGFACAEAYRDTAAAAIQMHGGIGFTWEHPAHLYLRRARTGLQLFGGPRLHRERYLQSKGA; from the coding sequence ATGACGATCGACGTCGCCGAACGGGAAGCGCTGCAGGAGGCGGTCCGGGATCTGCTGCGCAGCCGGTGCACCGAGCAGGATGTCCGGCAGGTGCTGACCGGTGACGACGGGTTCGACCGCGACCTGTGGCGCCGGCTGGCCGAACAGGGTGTCACCGGCATCGTGATCGGCAGCGAGTACGGCGGCGTGGGTCTGGGCGCGGTCGAGCTCGAGGCGGTGGCCGAGGAAACCGGGGCCGCGCTGCTCCCGTCGCCGTTCATCTCCAGCGCGGTGCTCACCGCCGCCCTGATCCAGGCCGCCGGCTCCGAGGACGACAAGCAGCGGCTGCTGCCCGGCCTGGCCGACGGCACCGCGATCGGGACGGTCGCGGTCACCGGGCGGGCCGGCACCTGGACCGCCGAGGGCGTCGATGTGCGCGCGGGTACCGACGGCACGTTGACCGGGAGCGCGCACTACGTGACCGACGGGCAGGTGGCCGACGTCCTGCTGGTGGTGGCCAACGGCACCGACGGTGCGGGCGTCTACGAGGTCGACCCCGGCGCTTCCGGTTTCGAGCGCGTCGCGGCGACGGTCTTCGACCCGTCGGTGCGGCTGTCGACGTTCACCTTCACCGGCACCCCGGCGCGACGACTCGGCGCGGCCGGATGGGATGCCGTCCAGCAGGCGCTGGACCTGGCGACGATCGCACTGGCCGGCGAACAGTGCGGTGGGACCCGCCGCATCTTCGAGATCACCGTCGAGTACCTCAAGACCCGCATCCAGTTCGGCCGTCCGATCGGCAGTTTCCAGGCGCTCAAGCACATGGCCGCCGATCTGCTGCTCAAGGTCGAATCCTCGACATCGGCCGCGCAGAACGCCGCGGCCCAGCGGGACACCGACCCGGACACCGCCGGCGGCGCGATCGCCCTGGCCGGCTTCGCCTGTGCGGAGGCCTACCGCGACACCGCCGCGGCGGCCATCCAGATGCACGGCGGTATCGGCTTCACCTGGGAGCATCCGGCGCATCTGTACCTCCGCCGGGCCCGCACCGGGCTGCAGTTGTTCGGCGGCCCACGCCTGCATCGCGAGCGTTACCTCCAGTCGAAAGGCGCCTGA
- a CDS encoding ECF transporter S component, with amino-acid sequence MTDVSRPFPEPPVKTARTYRWRVVDIVVASVLAVAAGLVFVMWNIASNPIGAPLSALAPGLQALLGGGWLFAGVLTAMVIRKPGAAVYGELVAATVSALVGNQWGVMTLEFGLVQGLAAEIVFACFLYRAWNLPVAVLAGAAAGLAMAINELLLLYPGSTSAFAAIYVVSGVVSGAVVAGALSWYVVRGLAKTGALSRFPSGRTGSPSDVRR; translated from the coding sequence ATGACCGACGTGTCCCGACCCTTTCCTGAACCTCCCGTCAAGACGGCGCGGACATACCGATGGCGCGTCGTCGACATCGTGGTGGCCAGCGTGCTCGCCGTCGCGGCGGGCCTGGTGTTCGTCATGTGGAACATCGCGTCCAACCCGATCGGCGCGCCCCTGAGCGCGCTGGCGCCGGGGCTGCAGGCGCTGCTGGGCGGTGGCTGGCTGTTCGCCGGGGTGCTCACCGCGATGGTGATCCGGAAACCGGGCGCCGCGGTCTACGGCGAACTCGTGGCCGCGACGGTGTCCGCCCTGGTCGGCAACCAGTGGGGCGTCATGACCCTGGAATTCGGCCTCGTTCAGGGGCTGGCCGCCGAGATCGTGTTCGCCTGCTTCCTGTACCGGGCGTGGAACCTGCCCGTCGCGGTGCTGGCCGGGGCCGCTGCCGGACTGGCCATGGCGATCAACGAACTTCTGCTCCTGTATCCGGGTTCGACCTCCGCCTTCGCGGCCATCTACGTCGTCTCCGGGGTCGTCTCGGGGGCGGTCGTCGCCGGCGCATTGTCCTGGTACGTCGTCCGGGGGCTGGCGAAAACCGGTGCGCTGTCCCGTTTCCCGTCGGGCCGGACAGGGTCGCCGAGCGACGTCCGGCGATGA
- a CDS encoding ABC transporter ATP-binding protein: MTTGGVAVAAQSWHWRHAGRSSWAVRDLDLTVEPGERVLLLGASGSGKSTLLQGLAGVLGGSEDGDEAGRLLVDGVAPAQRRGRIGMVLQNPDSQVILSRVGDDVAFGMENLNVAPEVIWPRARRALAALGLNLLLRHDTSRLSGGQQQRLALAGVLAMDPGLILLDEPTANLDPAGVVEVRDAVAAVAERTGATLIVVEHRTAVWLPVVDRVVVLGTRGEVVADGPPAETVLRQSAHLARAGVWVPGADLPAVERGGVPGEPLADAVELSVGYRGGPRTDELTFEIPRAAISVVTGPNGVGKTALALTLGGLLPPRAGRVEARDGFAPTADRREPIRWRSRELLTRIGSVFQNPEHQFLTGAVRDELALGPRALGSDAAAVARQCDALLERLHLTDLADANPYTLSGGEQRRLSVATVLATRPALVVLDEPTFGQDRNTWEELVRLLAEIADDGTAVVAVTHDLDFAAVLGDRRIDIGTPTVTGRVR, encoded by the coding sequence ATGACCACCGGCGGTGTCGCGGTCGCCGCCCAGAGTTGGCACTGGCGGCACGCCGGCCGCTCGTCGTGGGCCGTACGCGACCTCGACCTCACCGTCGAACCGGGCGAACGGGTGCTGCTGCTCGGTGCGAGTGGTTCGGGCAAGTCGACGCTGTTGCAGGGGCTGGCGGGTGTGCTCGGCGGCAGCGAGGACGGTGACGAAGCCGGTCGTCTGCTCGTCGACGGGGTGGCGCCCGCGCAGCGACGCGGCCGCATCGGGATGGTCCTGCAGAACCCCGACTCGCAGGTCATCCTGTCCCGGGTCGGCGACGACGTCGCGTTCGGGATGGAGAACCTCAACGTCGCACCCGAGGTGATCTGGCCGCGGGCCCGCCGGGCGCTGGCCGCTCTCGGGCTGAATCTGCTGCTGCGCCATGACACCTCGCGGCTCTCCGGTGGTCAACAGCAGCGGCTGGCGCTGGCCGGCGTGCTCGCCATGGATCCCGGCCTGATCCTGTTGGACGAGCCGACCGCCAACCTCGATCCGGCCGGTGTCGTCGAGGTGCGCGACGCGGTCGCGGCGGTGGCCGAACGCACCGGCGCAACGCTGATCGTCGTCGAACACCGCACGGCGGTGTGGCTTCCGGTGGTCGACCGGGTCGTCGTCCTCGGAACCCGGGGCGAGGTGGTGGCCGACGGACCACCGGCCGAGACGGTGCTGCGGCAGAGCGCGCACCTGGCTCGGGCGGGTGTGTGGGTGCCCGGCGCAGACCTGCCCGCCGTCGAACGCGGCGGTGTACCGGGTGAACCGCTGGCCGACGCCGTCGAGCTGTCGGTCGGGTACCGAGGCGGCCCGCGAACCGATGAGTTGACCTTCGAAATCCCCAGGGCGGCAATCAGTGTCGTCACCGGTCCGAACGGAGTGGGGAAGACCGCCCTGGCGCTGACCCTGGGTGGGCTGCTCCCACCCCGCGCCGGCCGCGTCGAGGCGCGCGACGGGTTCGCGCCGACCGCCGACCGCCGCGAACCCATCCGGTGGCGATCGCGGGAACTGCTCACCCGGATCGGCAGTGTGTTCCAGAACCCGGAGCACCAGTTCCTCACCGGCGCTGTACGCGACGAGCTGGCGCTCGGCCCCCGCGCGCTCGGCTCTGACGCCGCCGCGGTCGCCCGGCAGTGCGATGCGCTGCTGGAACGGCTGCACCTCACCGACCTCGCCGACGCGAACCCCTACACGCTGTCCGGTGGGGAACAGCGCCGGTTGTCGGTGGCGACGGTGCTGGCCACCCGCCCGGCGTTGGTCGTCCTCGACGAGCCGACCTTCGGCCAGGACCGCAACACCTGGGAGGAACTGGTCCGGCTGCTCGCCGAGATCGCCGACGACGGCACCGCGGTGGTGGCGGTCACCCATGACCTCGACTTCGCGGCGGTGCTCGGCGACCGCCGGATCGACATCGGTACCCCGACGGTCACGGGGCGCGTGCGATGA
- a CDS encoding energy-coupling factor transporter transmembrane component T family protein, with translation MTSVDAAPAHTAINPVAKLAAAFVIAFGLVASVDWVSALTALTLELLLILALRIPLRAVLIRGALLVLAAGLTGITILLYGERSGTVHWQFLMITVSDGSITLAVATFVRVLAIALPSVVLFIDTDPTELADGLGQVLRLPARFVLGALAGLRTVGLLRQDWRYLGYARRARGVADRNRVRRAAGQSFALLVFAIRRGSMLATAMEARGFGAYPTRTWARPSRFGAGEAALVLAGFGIAAASIAVSVATGHWNFIGSR, from the coding sequence ATGACCAGCGTCGACGCCGCGCCCGCGCACACCGCGATCAACCCCGTGGCGAAACTGGCGGCCGCCTTCGTGATCGCCTTCGGACTGGTGGCCAGCGTCGACTGGGTGTCGGCCCTGACGGCGCTCACGCTCGAACTGCTGCTGATACTCGCGCTGCGAATCCCGTTGCGCGCGGTGCTGATCCGCGGTGCGCTGCTGGTGCTGGCCGCCGGACTCACCGGGATCACGATCCTGCTCTACGGTGAGCGCAGCGGCACCGTGCACTGGCAGTTCCTGATGATCACGGTCAGTGACGGGTCGATCACCCTCGCGGTGGCCACGTTCGTGCGGGTGCTCGCGATCGCGTTGCCGTCCGTGGTCCTGTTCATCGACACCGACCCGACCGAACTCGCCGACGGCCTCGGACAGGTGTTGCGGCTGCCGGCCCGGTTCGTCCTCGGCGCGCTGGCCGGTCTCCGCACGGTCGGCCTGCTCCGCCAGGACTGGCGCTACCTCGGCTATGCGCGCCGTGCCCGCGGGGTCGCCGACCGCAACCGCGTCCGCCGCGCGGCCGGACAGTCCTTCGCGCTGCTGGTCTTCGCCATCCGCCGCGGTTCGATGCTCGCCACCGCGATGGAGGCGCGCGGATTCGGGGCGTACCCGACGCGGACCTGGGCGCGCCCGTCGCGGTTCGGCGCCGGCGAGGCCGCCCTGGTGCTGGCCGGGTTCGGCATCGCGGCCGCCTCGATCGCCGTATCCGTCGCCACCGGCCACTGGAACTTCATTGGAAGTCGCTGA
- a CDS encoding nucleoside/nucleotide kinase family protein encodes MEVADLARRLCDGDARTVLIDGRSGSGKSTLAAALTRSWESSVVVALDDVYAGWDGLAWAVDHLRESLLEPRADGRPGRWRGWDWARGTPAGWHTVDPGQRLIVEGVGALTAANRALADLGIWVEAGEADRKRRALTRDGDTYEPHWDRWAAQEEAFIARYDPRSVADWIATYSAEGLRWAANLT; translated from the coding sequence TTGGAAGTCGCTGACCTCGCACGCCGACTCTGCGACGGTGACGCGCGCACCGTCCTGATCGACGGACGGTCGGGATCCGGGAAGTCGACGCTGGCCGCGGCGCTCACCCGCAGCTGGGAGTCCAGCGTGGTCGTCGCGCTCGACGACGTCTACGCGGGCTGGGACGGGCTGGCGTGGGCGGTCGACCACCTGCGGGAGTCGCTGTTGGAACCGCGCGCTGACGGCCGGCCCGGCCGCTGGCGCGGGTGGGACTGGGCGCGCGGGACGCCCGCGGGGTGGCACACCGTCGACCCCGGCCAACGGCTGATCGTCGAAGGGGTCGGGGCGCTGACCGCGGCGAACCGCGCACTCGCCGATCTGGGCATCTGGGTCGAGGCCGGCGAGGCCGACCGGAAGCGCCGCGCGCTGACGCGAGACGGCGACACCTACGAGCCGCACTGGGACCGCTGGGCCGCCCAGGAGGAAGCCTTCATCGCCCGGTACGACCCGCGGTCGGTCGCCGACTGGATCGCGACGTACTCGGCCGAGGGTCTGCGATGGGCGGCGAATCTCACCTAG